A portion of the Homalodisca vitripennis isolate AUS2020 chromosome 2, UT_GWSS_2.1, whole genome shotgun sequence genome contains these proteins:
- the LOC124356120 gene encoding longitudinals lacking protein, isoforms N/O/W/X/Y-like, with the protein MNIKFSLNQSMLTDVTDLMTLIQENCGGKLRFSCTKCGRQYNRKDNLQRHVRFECGKEPQFKCPHCDHKTKQSGNMKTHIILKHPHQLNSAQH; encoded by the coding sequence ATGAATATAAAGTTCAGCCTTAACCAATCCATGCTCACTGACGTTACAGACTTGATGACCCTGATCCAAGAAAACTGCGGAGGGAAGTTGCGGTTCTCCTGCACCAAGTGTGGTCGCCAGTATAACCGCAAGGACAACCTACAGCGCCACGTGCGGTTCGAGTGCGGTAAAGAACCACAGTTCAAGTGCCCCCACTGCGACCACAAAACAAAACAGAGCGGAAACATGAAGACTCATATCATCCTGAAACACCCTCACCAACTCAACAGTGCACAACATTGA
- the LOC124353445 gene encoding zinc finger protein 425-like: MGSEPGYKVVHEAGKSKFVCLPCGRSYSRKPNLNQHQRYQCGKEPQFSCPWCPHRTWTKGNLKAHMGAKHTQNILEKDALDRASRRLLGIHICGGCGKKYSRKDNMTRHQRYECNMDPQFACPHCPYKAKQKGTLKSHMYRRHTCGKCGKEYTLKHNLVRHVRFECGKDPQFQCPQCPYKAKQKGTLKSHVLLKHKDFLLTSGVKFGTSGRAGSIC, from the exons ATGGGTTCAG AGCCAGGCTACAAGGTCGTGCACGAGGCCGGGAAGTCCAAGTTCGTCTGTTTGCCGTGCGGACGGTCGTACAGCAGGAAGCCGAACCTGAACCAACACCAACGCTACCAGTGTGGGAAGGAACCCCAGTTTTCTTGTCCGTGGTGTCCCCATCGCACGTGGACCAAAGGGAACTTGAAAGCCCACATGGGGGCGAAACATACTCAGAATATTCTCGAGAAAGATGCTTTGGATAGAGCTTCGA GACGGCTGCTGGGGATCCACATCTGCGGCGGCTGCGGCAAGAAGTACTCCCGGAAGGACAACATGACGAGGCACCAGCGCTACGAGTGCAACATGGACCCTCAGTTCGCCTGTCCTCACTGTCCCTACAAGGCGAAGCAGAAGGGCACTCTCAAGTCACACATGTACA GGCGCCACACCTGCGGGAAGTGCGGCAAGGAGTACACCCTGAAGCACAACCTGGTCCGGCACGTCCGGTTCGAGTGCGGCAAGGACCCGCAGTTCCAGTGTCCTCAGTGTCCGTACAAAGCGAAGCAGAAGGGGACCCTCAAATCCCATGTGCTGTTGAAACACAAAGACTTCCTGCTGACCTCAGGGGTCAAGTTCGGGACCAGTGGGCGCGCCGGCTCCATCTGCTAG